Proteins from one Canis lupus familiaris isolate Mischka breed German Shepherd chromosome 26, alternate assembly UU_Cfam_GSD_1.0, whole genome shotgun sequence genomic window:
- the MN1 gene encoding transcriptional activator MN1: protein MFGLDQFEPQINSRNAGQGERNFNEAGLSMNAHFKAPAFHAGGPPGPVDPAMSALGEPPILSMNMEPYGFHARGHSELHAGGLQAQPVHGFFGGQQPHHGHPGGHHPHQHHPHFGGNFGGPDPGASCLHGGRLLGYGGAAGGLGSQPPFAEGYDHMAESQGPESFGPQRPGNLPDFHSSGASGHAVPAPCLPLDQSPNRAASFHGLPAPSGSDSHSLEPRRVANQGAVDSLEYNYPGEAPSGHFDMFSPSDSEGQLPHYAAGRQVPGGSFPGASAMPRAAGMVGLSKMHAQQQQQQQQQQQQQQQQQQQQQQQQQQHGVFFERFGGARKMPVGLEPGVGSRHPLMQPPQQAPPPPPQQPPQQPPQPQQQQQPPAPPPPGLLVRQNSCPPALPRPQQGEAGTPSGGLQDGGPMLPSQHAQFEYPIHRLENRSMHPYSEPVFNMQHPPPQQAPNQRLQHFDAPPYMNVAKRPRFDFPGSAGVDRCASWNGNMHNGALDNHLSPSAYSGLPGEFTPPVPDSFPSGPPLQHPAPDHQSLQQQQQQQQQQQQQQQQQQQQQQQQQRQNAALMIKQMASRNQQQRLRQPNLAQLGHPGDVGQGGLVHSGPVGGLAQPNFEREGAGAGAGRLGAFEPQAPHLAQESAWFPGPHPPPPPGDLLPRRMGGSGLPADCGPHDPGLAPPPPPGGSGVLFRGPLQEPLRMPGEGHVPALPSPGLQFGGSLAGLGQLQSPGAGVGLPSAPSERRPPPPDFTAPAALGGQPGFPFGAATRQATPHSGPGVNSPPSAGGGAGGGGGGGGGGAYPPQPDFQPSQRASASKLGALSLGSFNKPSSKDNLFGQSCLAALSTACQNMIASLGAPNLNVTFNKKNPPEGKRKLSQNEADGAAAAGNPGSDYFPGGAAPGAPGPGGPPGTGSGGSKASGPPNPPAQGDGTSLSPNYTLESTSGNDGKPVPGGGGRGRGRRKRDSGHVSPGTFFDKYPAAPDSGGAPGVSPGQQQPAQGAAVGGSSASAGEARGAPTPHEKALTSPSWGKGAELLLGDQPDLMASLDGGAKSDGSSPHVGEFASDEVSTSYANEDEVSSSSDNPPALAKASRSPLVTGSPKLPPRGVGAGEHGPKAPPPPPPLGLGIMSTSTSTPDSYGGGGAGHPGTPGLEQVRTPTSSSGAPPPDEIHPLEILQAQIQLQRQQFSISEDQPLGLKGGKKGECAVGSSGAQNGDSELGSCCSEAVKSAMSTIDLDSLMAEHSATWYMPADKALVDGADDDKTLAPWEKAKPQNPNSKEAHDLPANKASATQPGSHLQCLSVHCTDDVGDAKARASVPTWRSLHSDISNRFGTFVAALT from the coding sequence GGCGAGCCCCCGATCTTGAGCATGAACATGGAGCCTTACGGCTTCCACGCGCGTGGCCACTCGGAGTTGCACGCGGGGGGGCTGCAGGCGCAGCCGGTGCACGGATTCTTTGGAGGCCAGCAGCCGCACCACGGCCACCCGGGAGGCCACCACCCCCACCAACATCACCCCCACTTTGGGGGCAACTTCGGCGGCCCGGACCCGGGGGCCTCGTGCCTGCACGGGGGTCGCCTACTTGGGTACGGCGGCGCCGCCGGCGGCCTGGGCAGCCAGCCGCCCTTCGCGGAGGGTTATGACCACATGGCGGAGAGCCAGGGGCCCGAGAGCTTCGGCCCGCAGCGACCAGGGAACCTCCCGGACTTCCACAGTTCGGGCGCCTCGGGTCATGCGGTGCCTGCCCCATGCTTGCCGCTGGACCAGAGCCCTAACCGAGCCGCCTCCTTTCACGGCCTGCCCGCCCCCAGCGGCTCCGATTCCCACAGTCTGGAGCCCCGAAGGGTGGCGAACCAAGGAGCCGTCGACTCGCTGGAATACAATTACCCTGGCGAGGCGCCCTCGGGACATTTCGACATGTTTTCGCCCTCCGATTCCGAGGGGCAGCTGCCTCATTATGCGGCGGGGCGCCAGGTTCCCGGGGGCTCTTTCCCCGGTGCTTCGGCCATGCCCAGAGCTGCAGGCATGGTGGGCTTGTCCAAAATGCAcgctcagcagcagcagcagcagcagcaacagcagcagcagcagcagcagcagcagcaacagcagcagcagcagcagcagcagcacggCGTGTTCTTCGAGAGGTTCGGTGGGGCCCGCAAGATGCCCGTGGGGCTGGAGCCGGGAGTAGGCTCCAGGCACCCGTTAATGCAGCCTCCCCAGcaggccccgccgccccctccaCAGCAGCCCCCGCAGCAGCCGCcgcagccccagcagcagcagcagccgccggCGCCGCCGCCACCCGGGCTTCTCGTCCGACAAAATTCGTGCCCGCCTGCGCTCCCGCGGCCCCAGCAGGGCGAGGCGGGCACGCCCAGCGGCGGCCTGCAGGACGGGGGCCCCATGCTGCCCAGCCAGCACGCACAGTTCGAGTACCCCATCCACCGGCTGGAGAACCGGAGCATGCACCCGTATTCGGAGCCTGTGTTCAACATGCAGCATCCCCCTCCCCAGCAGGCGCCCAACCAGCGGCTGCAGCATTTCGACGCGCCCCCCTACATGAATGTGGCCAAGAGGCCGCGCTTTGACTTCCCGGGCAGCGCGGGAGTGGACCGCTGCGCTTCGTGGAACGGGAACATGCACAACGGCGCGCTGGACAACCACCTCTCGCCCTCCGCCTACTCGGGCCTACCCGGCGAGTTCACGCCGCCCGTGCCCGACAGCTTCCCCTCAGGGCCACCCCTGCAGCATCCGGCCCCGGACCACCAGtccctgcagcagcagcagcagcagcagcaacagcagcagcagcagcagcagcagcagcagcaacagcaacagcagcagcagcgccaAAACGCGGCCCTCATGATTAAGCAGATGGCGTCGCGGAATCAGCAGCAGCGGCTGCGCCAGCCCAACCTGGCCCAGTTGGGCCACCCCGGGGACGTGGGCCAGGGCGGCCTGGTACACAGCGGCCCGGTGGGCGGCCTGGCCCAGCCGAACTTTGAGCGcgagggcgcgggcgcgggcgcggggcgcctGGGCGCTTTCGAGCCGCAGGCGCCCCACTTGGCGCAGGAGAGCGCGTGGTTCCCAGGTCCgcacccgccgccgccgccgggggaCCTGCTGCCCCGCAGGATGGGCGGCTCGGGCCTGCCGGCCGACTGCGGCCCGCACGACCCGGGCCTggcgccgccccctccccccgggggcTCGGGAGTGCTGTTCCGGGGCCCTCTGCAGGAGCCCCTGCGGATGCCCGGCGAGGGCCACGTGCCCGCGCTGCCCTCCCCGGGCCTGCAGTTCGGGGGCAGCCTGGCGGGGCTGGGCCAGCTGCAGtcgcccggggcgggggtggggctgcCCAGCGCTCCCTCCGAgcgccggcccccgccgcccgatTTCACAGCCCCGGCGGCGCTCGGGGGCCAGCCCGGCTTCCCGTTCGGCGCGGCGACCCGGCAGGCCACGCCGCACAGCGGCCCGGGCGTGAACTCGCCCCCgagcgcgggcgggggcgcgggcgggggcggcggcggcggcggagggggcgCCTACCCGCCGCAGCCCGACTTCCAGCCCAGCCAGCGCGCCTCGGCCAGTAAGCTGGGCGCGCTGTCGCTGGGCTCCTTCAACAAGCCCAGCTCCAAGGACAACCTGTTCGGCCAGAGCTGCCTGGCGGCCCTCTCCACCGCCTGCCAGAACATGATCGCCAGCCTCGGAGCCCCTAACCTCAACGTGACCTTCAACAAAAAGAACCCGCCCGAGGGCAAGAGGAAACTGAGCCAGAACGAGGCGGAcggcgcggcggcggccggcAACCCGGGCTCGGATTACTTCCCCGGAGGGGCCGCGCCTGGCGCCCCGGGGCCCGGAGGCCCGCCCGGGACTGGCAGCGGCGGCTCCAAGGCCTCGGGGCCGCCCAACCCGCCCGCCCAGGGGGACGGCACCAGCCTGTCCCCCAACTACACCCTGGAGTCCACGTCCGGGAACGACGGCAAGCCGGTccccgggggcggcggccggggccggggtcggaGAAAACGGGACAGCGGCCACGTGAGCCCCGGGACCTTCTTCGACAAGTACCCGGCGGCGCCCGACAGCGGGGGCGCGCCCGGGGTGAGCCCGGGGCAGCAGCAGCCGGCGCAGGGCGCGGCCGTCGGGGGCAGCTCCGCCAGCGCCGGCGAGGCTCGCGGGGCCCCTACGCCCCACGAGAAAGCGCTCACGTCGCCGTCGTGGGGGAAGGGGGCCGAGTTGCTCCTGGGGGACCAGCCGGACCTCATGGCTTCCCTGGACGGCGGGGCCAAGTCGGACGGTAGCTCCCCGCACGTGGGCGAGTTCGCCTCGGACGAGGTGAGCACCAGCTACGCCAACGAGGACGAGGTGTCGTCCAGCTCCGACAaccccccagccctggccaaAGCGAGTAGGAGCCCCCTGGTGACAGGCTCGCCCAAACTCCCTCCCCGTGGGGTGGGCGCTGGGGAGCACGGACCTaaggcgcccccgcccccgcccccgctcggCCTGGGCATCATGTCTACCTCTACCTCCACCCCTGACAGCtacggcggcgggggcgcgggccaTCCTGGCACGCCGGGCCTGGAGCAGGTCCGGACCCCGACGAGCAGCAGCGGCGCACCGCCCCCCGACGAGATCCACCCCCTGGAGATCCTCCAGGCGCAGATCCAGCTGCAGAGGCAGCAGTTCAGCATCTCTGAGGACCAGCCCCTGGGGCTCAAAGGTGGCAAGAAGGGTGAGTGCGCCGTGGGGTCCTCGGGCGCGCAGAATGGTGACAGCGAGCTGGGCAGCTGCTGCTCAGAGGCCGTCAAGAGCGCCATGAGCACCATCGACCTGGACTCGCTGATGGCAGAGCACAGCGCCACCTGGTACATGCCCGCTGACAAGGCCTTGGTGGACGGCGCGGACGACGACAAGACGCTGGCACCTTGGGAGAAGGCCAAACCCCAGAACCCCAACAGCAAAGAAG